Proteins encoded by one window of Microplitis demolitor isolate Queensland-Clemson2020A chromosome 6, iyMicDemo2.1a, whole genome shotgun sequence:
- the LOC128668116 gene encoding uncharacterized protein LOC128668116: MIEQEVMKVGKKRGGTMIGNQRIHVMKYTDDVALVADTEEELRGMLKELDGYTEENKMEVNVEKTKILICRNGGRKKKGKKWMYKGSQVEEVKEFKYLGYHFTTRNSAGKQKKELAQKAQKATNAVWGVIKRSKRNSMRDRMYLMNTVARTVALYGVEVWGWEKSEEIERVHRRLCKMALGVRRDTPEYIWRDEMGVEKMEVILKERAVRYMKDCMMMEKERWPRIALKEEMRGIMNRCPTKWGKMVKVALKKM, encoded by the coding sequence ATGATAGAGCAAGAGGTGATGAAGGTGGGGAAGAAGAGAGGAGGGACAATGATTGGGAACCAACGAATACATGTCATGAAATATACGGATGATGTGGCGCTAGTTGCGGACACAGAAGAGGAGCTAAGAGGGATGCTGAAAGAGCTGGATGGATACACAGAAGAGAATAAGATGGAGGTGAACgtggaaaaaacaaaaattctaatatgcAGAAATGGAGGTAGAAAAAAGAAGGGAAAGAAATGGATGTATAAAGGAAGTCAGGTCGAAGaagtcaaagaatttaaatatcttgggTACCATTTCACCACAAGGAATAGCGcagggaaacaaaaaaaggaaCTAGCACAAAAAGCACAAAAGGCCACAAATGCAGTATGGGGAGTGATAAAAAGGAGCAAAAGGAACAGCATGAGGGACAGGATGTATCTGATGAACACTGTGGCAAGAACAGTAGCTTTGTACGGAGTGGAGGTCTGGGGGTGGGAAAAGTCGGAAGAAATAGAGAGGGTGCATAGGAGGCTCTGCAAGATGGCATTAGGAGTAAGAAGGGATACACCAGAATATATTTGGAGGGACGAGATGGGAGTAGAAAAGATggaagtaatattaaaagaaagagCAGTAAGATATATGAAGGATTGTATGATGATGGAAAAAGAGAGATGGCCAAGGATAGCACTGAAAGAAGAAATGAGAGGGATTATGAACAGGTGCCCGACGAAATGGGGGAAAATGGTGAAGGTtgcgctaaaaaaaatgtaa
- the LOC128668117 gene encoding uncharacterized protein LOC128668117 produces the protein MSGALYGIDIDDLEKTMEKKKRGETIIGNQRIHVMKYADDVTLVADTEEELRGMLEELERYTEENKMEVNVKKIKILICRNGGRKKKGKKWMYKGSEVDEVKEFKYLGYHFTTRNSAGKQKKELAQKAQKATNAVWGVIKRSKKNSMRDRMYLMNTVARTVALYRVEFWGWEKSEEIERVHKRLCKMALGVRRDTPEYIWRDEMGVEKMEVILKERAVRYMKDCIMMEKERWPRIALKEEMRGIMNRCPTKWGKMVKVALKKM, from the coding sequence ATGAGCGGAGCGTTATATGGCATAGATATCGACGACCTAGAAAAGACGATGGAAAAGAAGAAGAGAGGAGAGACAATAATTGGGAACCAACGAATACATGTCATGAAATATGCGGATGATGTAACGCTAGTTGCGGACACAGAAGAGGAGCTAAGAGGGATGCTGGAAGAGCTGGAAAGGTACACAGAAGAGAATAAGATGGAGGTgaacgtgaaaaaaataaaaattctaatatgcAGAAATGGAGGTAGAAAAAAGAAGGGAAAAAAATGGATGTATAAAGGAAGTGAGGTCGATGaagtcaaagaatttaaatatcttgggTACCATTTCACCACAAGGAATAGCGcagggaaacaaaaaaaggaaCTAGCACAAAAAGCACAAAAGGCCACAAATGCAGTATGGGGAGTGATAAAAAGGAGCAAAAAAAACAGCATGAGGGACAGGATGTATCTGATGAACACTGTGGCAAGAACAGTAGCTTTGTACAGAGTGGAGTTCTGGGGGTGGGAAAAGTCGGAAGAAATAGAGAGGGTGCATAAGAGGCTCTGCAAGATGGCATTAGGAGTAAGAAGGGATACACCAGAATATATTTGGAGGGACGAGATGGGAGTAGAAAAGATggaagtaatattaaaagaaagagCAGTAAGATATATGAAGGATTGTATAATGATGGAAAAAGAGAGATGGCCAAGGATAGCACTGAAAGAAGAAATGAGAGGGATTATGAACAGGTGCCCGACGAAATGGGGGAAAATGGTGAAGGTtgcgctaaaaaaaatgtaa